One genomic window of Magnolia sinica isolate HGM2019 chromosome 3, MsV1, whole genome shotgun sequence includes the following:
- the LOC131240226 gene encoding uncharacterized protein LOC131240226, giving the protein MKNRARAVPLLQKSPDVYKAACNLLKDPTEQTGIDNFMVQQLDGTVNEWGWCKQKVSWLFLIYFYFIGVYDPSCWGIHFQGSHEDGCRSISPFEGKLLFCLTTSKIVHLGLSYKL; this is encoded by the exons ATGAAGAACCGAGCTCGAGCAGTGCCATTACTTCAGAAG TCGCCTGATGTTTATAAGGCTGCATGTAATCTGTTGAAG GACCCAACCGAGCAAACTGGCATTGATAACTTCATGGTACAACAACTTGATGGAACAGTTAATGAGTGGGGCTGGTGCAAACAGAAGGTATCATGGTtgttcctcatttatttttattttataggagTTTATGATCCTTCCTGTTGGGGCATCCACTTTCAAGGAAGCCATGAAGATGGGTGTCGAAGTATATCACCATTTGAAGGCAAGCTTTTATTTTGCTTAACAACTTCAAAAATTGTCCATTTAGGTCTCAGCTACAAACTTTGA